The following proteins come from a genomic window of Plasmodium vivax chromosome 3, whole genome shotgun sequence:
- a CDS encoding hypothetical protein, conserved (encoded by transcript PVX_000940A), translating into MKELVGRSRNERKLDGIYNKQRDALLHQYKNERERNKDIYANLNKRKANETIPFPEIYEKKRKADKPKVVDSSKEGTQKGESSVKGEEQPNRVDDSNAKNKRSNSSITLFKGIHMIIYRHIFSKSKFVKSVTLFINLCINYLNNQNKNVFFFAFDKIVRVFLRNYIHDDEGQTASHSIYTVYSEDELHIKCMVSLFDKVINRIIDNRFRISANACQSEEAANDDGHSVNTDGATNEAPDGGEGSGASQHNAEEDTPKQRSSQAADQPNTVVLTKQERKYLKALKIRVYYLIILYKLNDNFIFNKLISIYRQILEELLREYEQFEEAVSQERRRPARGTTGGANVTSTADPADAADPANPAAPAATMDDLAEDEDFLHLQEKWTLPSDYELFKIKRSAFVKCMSKVFHFIHVKWASTLVESLLLDVYFKKHIFDTCDEILIEKLQSAAKGNMNKRKTPTHSPHVLSIGESLNPVVDARAEKIVSLHGSHVWSTKQMER; encoded by the coding sequence ATGAAAGAATTAGTGGGAAGATCGCGAAATGAAAGAAAGCTCGACGGAATCTACAACAAGCAAAGGGACGCACTCCTGCACcagtacaaaaatgaaagagaaagaaacaAGGACATATATGCCAATTTGAACAAAAGGAAGGCCAATGAGACTATTCCCTTTCCAGAAATAtacgagaaaaaaagaaaagcggaCAAACCCAAGGTGGTGGACTCCTCCAAAGAGGGCacccaaaaaggagaaagcagcgtgaaaggggaagaacaaccCAACCGAGTGGACGACTCAAATgcaaaaaacaaacgaagtAATAGCAGCATTACCCTCTTTAAGGGAATCCATATGATTATATATAGAcacatattttcaaaaagcaAATTCGTCAAAAGTGTAACCCTTTTTATAAACCTCTGCATTAACTATCTtaataatcaaaataaaaatgtttttttttttgcctttgaTAAAATAGTGAGAGTTTTCCTTCGAAATTACATCCACGATGATGAAGGGCAGACAGCATCACACAGCATCTACACCGTTTATAGTGAAGACGAGCTGCATATAAAATGCATGGTCTCTCTGTTTGATAAGGTTATTAACAGAATTATAGACAATCGCTTCCGCATAAGTGCGAATGCTTGCCAGTCGGAGGAGGCCGCAAATGATGATGGCCACTCGGTCAATACGGATGGAGCGACGAACGAGGCCCCCGATGGTGGCGAAGGTAGTGGCGCGTCGCAGCATAATGCAGAGGAGGATACCCCCAAGCAACGGAGCAGCCAAGCAGCGGATCAGCCAAACACCGTAGTTCTCACCAAACAGGAGAGAAAATATCTGAAGGCCCTCAAAATCAGGGTGTACTATCtaataattttgtacaagcttaatgataattttattttcaataagTTGATTAGCATTTATAGGCAGATCTTGGAGGAGCTGCTGCGGGAGTATGAGCAGTTTGAGGAGGCCGTCTCTCAGGAGCGGAGGAGGCCCGCGCGGGGCACGACAGGTGGTGCGAATGTCACCTCCACCGCTGATCCAGCCGATGCCGCTGACCCCGCCAATCCCGCCGCTCCCGCCGCTACCATGGACGACCTCGCGGAGGATGAGGACTTCCTGCACCTCCAGGAGAAGTGGACCCTGCCGAGCGACTACGAACTGTTTAAGATCAAGCGCAGCGCCTTCGTCAAGTGTATGTCCAAAGTGTTTCACTTCATCCACGTCAAATGGGCCAGCACCCTGGTGGAGAGCCTGCTGCTCGAcgtgtattttaaaaaacacatatTTGATACCTGCGATGAAATACTCATTGAGAAGCTCCAGTCCGCAGCCAAAGGAAACATGAACAAGAGAAAAACTCCCACTCACTCTCCCCATGTTTTATCCATAGGAGAATCCCTAAATCCGGTGGTGGACGCCCGGGCGGAGAAAATCGTGTCTCTCCATGGTTCGCACGTTTGGTCTACGAAGCAGATGGAGCGGTAG
- a CDS encoding vacuolar ATP synthase subunit b, putative (encoded by transcript PVX_000935A) — MSKETITTKVEASRVNAMAAVRDYKVCPRLEYKTISGVQGPLVIIEDVKFPKYSEIVTIHLSDNSTRQGQILEVCGKKAVIQVFEGTSGIDNKNSYVEVSGDILKMPMSDEMLGRVFNGSGKPIDKGPNILADDYLDINGNPINPQCRVYPKEMIQTGISTIDVMNSIVRGQKIPLFSAAGLPHNEIGAQICRQASLVQGKDVLDHSDDNFAVVFGAMGVNMETARYFRQDFEENGKMERVCLFLNLANDPTIERILTPRIALTTAEYLAFEKEMHVFVILTDMSSYADALREVSSAREEVPGRRGYPGYMYSDLSTIYERAGRVDGRNGSITQFPILTMPNDDITHPIPDLTGYITEGQIFVDRNLYNRQIYPPINVLPSLSRLMKSGIGQNMTRIDHPYVSDQLYSNYAIAQDVKAMKAVIGEEALSNDDILYLEFLDKFEKRFITQNTYECRDIYQSLDIAWELLRIFPEDMLKKIKSDVLSKYYPRHHAG, encoded by the coding sequence gcgtGCAAGGGCCGCTGGTCATCATCGAAGACGTGAAGTTCCCCAAGTACTCGGAAATCGTGACCATCCACCTGAGCGACAATTCCACGCGGCAAGGGCAGATACTGGAGGTGTGCGGGAAGAAGGCAGTCATCCAGGTGTTCGAGGGAACCAGTGGGATAGACAATAAAAACAGCTACGTGGAAGTGAGTGGggacattttgaaaatgccAATGAGTGACGAAATGTTGGGGAGGGTATTCAATGGTAGTGGAAAGCCAATCGATAAGGGTCCTAACATTTTGGCGGATGATTACTTAGACATCAATGGCAATCCGATCAACCCCCAGTGTAGAGTGTATCCAAAGGAAATGATTCAGACGGGGATCTCCACCATTGATGTGATGAATAGCATCGTTAGAGGACAGAAGATCCCATTGTTCAGCGCAGCAGGGTTACCCCATAACGAAATAGGCGCACAGATATGTAGGCAGGCCTCTCTCGTACAAGGGAAAGATGTGTTGGATCACTCGGATGACAATTTCGCAGTCGTATTTGGTGCCATGGGAGTGAATATGGAAACTGCTCGATATTTCAGACAAGATTTTGAAGAGAAtgggaaaatggaaagagtctgtttatttttaaatttagcaAATGACCCAACCATCGAAAGGATCCTCACTCCAAGGATAGCACTGACGACAGCTGAGTACCTCGCgtttgaaaaagaaatgcacGTTTTTGTAATATTGACAGATATGTCCTCCTATGCTGATGCGCTCAGGGAGGTCTCATCTGCCAGGGAGGAAGTGCCAGGCAGGAGAGGCTACCCAGGTTATATGTACAGTGACCTCTCCACGATATATGAGCGAGCTGGTAGAGTTGACGGAAGAAATGGAAGCATAACGcagttccccattttgactaTGCCCAATGATGATATTACCCACCCCATTCCGGATCTCACAGGGTACATTACAGAGGGGCAGATCTTCGTCGatagaaatttatataacaGGCAGATTTACCCTCCCATCAATGTGCTGCCTTCTTTGTCGAGGCTTATGAAAAGTGGCATCGGGCAGAACATGACGCGAATTGACCACCCCTATGTCTCCGATCAGCTGTATAGTAATTATGCCATTGCGCAGGACGTGAAGGCCATGAAGGCAGTCATCGGGGAGGAGGCCCTCTCTAACgatgatatattatatttggAGTTTTTGGACAAATTCGAGAAGCGGTTTATCACGCAGAACACCTACGAGTGCAGGGACATTTACCAGTCGCTCGACATCGCCTGGGAGCTGCTGCGCATTTTCCCCGAGGACATGCTCAAGAAGATCAAGTCCGACGTCCTCTCCAAGTACTACCCGCGCCACCACGCAGGTTag